A window of Amblyraja radiata isolate CabotCenter1 chromosome 25, sAmbRad1.1.pri, whole genome shotgun sequence contains these coding sequences:
- the LOC116987141 gene encoding hydroxycarboxylic acid receptor 2-like — protein sequence MENANQPCAASADANFNYNSPVILITFVLGLAGNTTALWIFCFHVKSRRPNVVYSLNLMIADTLLMCCIPFRAHYFIKEKDWIFGDVPCRLNVFMISLNRVGSVIFLMAIAVDRYFKVVRPFHKANKITPRCAAMLAGALWVMAVGICLHLLVEPHHFHQNNITRTYCEPFNITNPHEPTAIWTDTVFIFFTFILPVSVIVFSSSCIIWKLRQMETEMRRKYKRTVQLVIAVVVVFVICFLPTNIAVVAVLVTMQNPIDCKKYITAVNIFYNTLFVTYLNSVIDPVIYYFSNSAFRDALRKALVHLNLRSCKSATSQDNEQGESQGQTLDQQTTSVTHL from the coding sequence ATGGAGAACGCGAACCAGCCATGTGCGGCAAGTGCAGATGCCAACTTTAACTACAACTCACCAGTAATTCTTATCACATTCGTCCTAGGATTGGCTGGAAATACAACTGCCCTGTGGATCTTCTGCTTTCACGTGAAATCCCGGAGACCAAACGTTGTGTACTCGCTAAACCTGATGATCGCTGACACTCTGTTGATGTGCTGCATACCTTTTCGAGCCCATTATTTTATCAAAGAGAAGGACTGGATCTTCGGTGATGTGCCCTGTCGCCTAAACGTCTTCATGATCTCCCTAAACCGGGTTGGCAGCGTCATCTTCCTGATGGCCATAGCCGTCGATCGCTACTTTAAGGTGGTCCGCCCGTTTCACAAAGCCAACAAGATAACTCCAAGGTGTGCGGCGATGTTAGCAGGAGCCCTGTGGGTCATGGCAGTGGGGATTTGTTTACACTTGTTGGTAGAGCCACACCATTTCCATCAAAATAACATCACCAGGACCTACTGTGAACCATTCAACATAACCAACCCTCACGAGCCCACCGCAATTTGGACGGACACTGTGTTTATATTCTTTACGTTCATTTTACCGGTCTCCGTTATAGTTTTCTCCAGCTCCTGCATCATCTGGAAGTTAAGGCAGATGGAGACTGAGATGAGGCGTAAATATAAGCGCACCGTGCAGCTTGTGATAGCTGTGGTCGTGGTCTTTGTTATTTGTTTCTTGCCCACCAACATTGCCGTGGTCGCCGTTTTAGTTACAATGCAAAATCCCATAGACTGCAAGAAATACATCACCGCTGTTAATATCTTCTACAACACGTTGTTCGTGACATACCTGAACAGTGTGATCGACCCAGTGATTTACTATTTTTCAAATTCAGCATTCAGGGATGCGTTGAGGAAAGCTCTCGTTCATCTAAATTTAAGGTCTTGCAAATCAGCTACGAGTCAAGATAATGAACAAGGGGAATCCCAAGGACAGACATTGGATCAACAAACGACCTCTGTAACCCACCTCTGA